One Agelaius phoeniceus isolate bAgePho1 chromosome 6, bAgePho1.hap1, whole genome shotgun sequence DNA window includes the following coding sequences:
- the NIN gene encoding ninein isoform X2 — MDEAEQDQYEARLKELFDSFDSTGTGSLGQEELTDLCHVLHLEEVAPALQQTLLQGNLLGRVHFDQFKEALILILSRTLSNEEHFQEPDSSPEAQPKYIKGGKRYGRRSLPEFQESPQDFAEVTVIEPLSEEPAHIAASQEHWKTRGSEEYEAEGQLRFWNPDDLNASPGTSPSPDWIEEKLQEVCEHLGITRDGHLNRKKLVSICEQHGLHAAAGEVLEEVLHNLEQDGTMSIEDFFYGLFRNGKSLTPSASTPYRQLKRHLSMQSFDESGRRTTTPSAMPSTIGFSLFSSLDDGMGYGCVEGVLDCWHQEGIENSQEILKALDFSLDGKVNLTELTLALENELLITKNGVHQAALASFKTEIRHLMERFDQVAREKEKLRSDLEKAEKLKSLMASEVDDHHAAIERRNEYNLRKLDEEYKERISALKNELRREREQILQQANKQRLELEQEIEKLKTDENYTRDRLGLALKENSRLENELLETGEKLAECESLASKLQRNLENVLAEKFGDLDPTSAEFFLQEERLAQMRSEYEQQCRELQDQIDELHSELQEFRAQGKVLRPALRNSLSEEFDIDMKSHGTSGIEPDQGLGSEDCNPLNMSIEAEMAIEQMKEQHHRDLHHLKQELEDTVSHYEKQLDETKAHWEKEQEDLRQKCAEEMNAMEKEITGLKNQIAELQGEAAALREQQEKLNCKHNEEKNKLQLHFDEEKANLQEVLRQEHEDDVRARVEQLKEKSRQDREELMQKSAWVEEKMRAVVQSLQEEKGELEQGFQEQLQRLAELHALEKEELQQELLRKHRQELEEERKKMASDYNRRASHAQTQFSVDTQTLVNKYEETLQSLEGRYQRELQDLAEQQREEKSQWEFERDEIAQEAAEAHEQLKESLASEKAFCSALSQEKDLLEKRFKEEVNKLVCEREQLEKELRELRNAAQEQEEKMMEKINQLQNDHEKELKEKEEQISTVEQNGKLVREKLERLDSEYKREKEELNSRLLALESLNRDICERAETEKAEMGLEVSDLRGKIQKLQWETRSFSALQSHYRALESEYAKAKSQIAALPGAAALGDDGDVLQNLQKVHEQAVKENVRMAAQILRLQHRLRAAEQELQPPSPSCSQSASEAEEMEPSFEGLPSDCQDVALGADFSVLPPLEADATDLEEMLEVDWDLEEGCVKARAGGHAEAQECWIQGCQAALDGDKNLSWVPLLSKKRDLEKVPRPKVLHNNVKQQKVHLLNHRIAPKNKGFVSDALKVQVELERAEELSEDSLLLDHTPGTANGDLKSVIAQLWKRMEELEERSMAQAELLSLQEEIQVENEDLKAEVMQLIEKNGVLEDNLRRLRRLCCEQRESEVESVKFEDENTKFFVQGKGLEDIQELEDIQELEDVQEQDAQGNSDVPGDTRGGKLEEHPTAVSGQQDKNPPSDSTVTQVGKAGMRDPSPQVKEGALGPPEERRAATQGLQSTCTELQQKVDLLRCEAEKLREENAVLKNEVTLLNEEGSASSLKLRELNGSREEMRQKIEAVRKEKVAVQKMVDNLKKQVADLKTRNQQLDSENTELSQRNSKSQADVQDLNQQLARVLKQKEREEGKCTLEEWEKERLLLKEELESSKIESSNMVSSLEMDLSKMKVQAHLLEQENHILKQELEKTKQLPRCPDLADLQNEVASLITKNEKLQKEKEALSEELNRCIEKVARVSCLESAMGSLKQEQKSWEQQSQALKAQLSLSQDKVQSLSETLQSTNLQMSRLKSDLQLTQQEKESLKQEVMALHKQLQSTSEKNLVLEVAVPPSGLQEQQGPIPWDEQEQRLLRQDNERLQREVQSTKTDLAHSREKIRQLESTILSLKHQKHQSQAGIVKAMEQEKLSLKRECEQLQKELSSANRKISQMNSLERELESSSENEGLRKKQVKLDDQLMENSVVGASREGGSSLSEIVCEDAPGQGDA, encoded by the exons ATTCCTCCCCGGAAGCACAGCCCAAGTACATCAAAGGTGGCAAACGCTACGGGCGCCGTTCCCTGCCGGAGTTCCAGGAGTCCCCGCAGGACTTTGCTGAGGTGACAGTCATCGAGCCACTGAGCGAGGAGCCTGCCCACATTGCTGCCAGCCAGGAG CACTGGAAGACGCGAGGCAGCGAGGAGTACGAGGCCGAGG GGCAGCTGCGCTTCTGGAACCCAGACGACCTGAACGCCTCCCCTGGGACCTCCCCGAGCCCAGACTGGATTGAGGAGAAGCTTCAGGAGGTGTGTGAGCACCTGGGCATCACCAGGGATGGCCACCTGAACAGGAAGAAGCTGGTGTCCATCTGTGAGCAGCACGGGCTGCACGCGGCGGCCGGCGAG GTGCTTGAAGAGGTGCTCCATAACCTGGAGCAAGATGGGACCATGAGCATAGAGGATTTCTTTTATGGCCTGTTTAGAAATGGGAAATCCCTCACCCCCTCCGCATCCACTCCGTACCGGCAGCTGAAACGCCACCTCTCCATGCAG TCCTTCGACGAGAGCGGCCGGCGCACGACCACGCCCTCGGCCATGCCCAGCACCATCGGcttctccctcttctccagCCTGGATGATGGCATGGGCTATGGCTGTGTGGAGGGGGTCCTGGactgctggcaccaggagggCATAGAGAACAGCCAGGAGATACTCAAG GCTCTGGACTTCAGCTTGGATGGGAAGGTGAACCTGACGGAGCTGACGCTGGCGCTGGAGAACGAGCTGCTCATCACCAAGAACGGGGTGCaccaggcagccctggccagcttcaaaacagagatcagGCACTTGAT ggagagGTTTGACCAGGTGGccagggagaaggagaagctgCGCTCGGacctggagaaggcagagaAGCTGAAATCCCTGATGGCCTCGGAGGTGGACGATCACCACGCGGCCATCGAGCGCCGCAACGAGTACAACCTCAg GAAGCTGGATGAGGAGTACAAGGAGAGAATCTCTGCTCTGAAGAACGAGCTGCGCAGGGAGCGGGAGCAGATCCTGCAGCAGGCCAACAAacagaggctggagctggagcaggagattGAAAAGCTGAAAACGGATGAGAATTACACCCGGGACCGCCTGGGCCTGGCCCTGAAG GAAAACAGCCGCCTGGAAAACGAGCTCTTGGAAACAGGAGAGAAACTGGCTGAGTGTGAAAGTCTGGCAAGCAAACTGCAGAGGAACTTGGAAAATGTCCTGGCTGAGAAG TTTGGTGACCTGGATCCCACCAGTGCAGAGTTTttcctgcaggaggagaggctggCCCAGATGAGGAGCGAGTAcgagcagcagtgcagg gagctgcaggaccaGATTGATGAGCTGcactcagagctgcaggagttCCGTGCCCAGGGCAAAGTGCTCAGGCCTGCCCTGAGAAATTCCTTGTCAGAGGAGTTTGACATTGACATGAAGAGCCATGGCACCAGTGGGATTGAGCCTGACCAAG GGCTCGGTTCAGAAGACTGCAACCCATTAAATATGAGCATAGAGGCAGAAATGGCCATTGAGCAGATGAAGGAGCAGCACCACAGGGACCTGCATCACCTCAAACAGGAGCTTGAAGACACA gtgagCCATTATGAAAAGCAGCTGGATGAGACAAAAGCCCACTGGGAAAAGGAGCAAGAGGATCTGAGGCAGAAGTGTGCTGAGGAGATGAATGCCATGGAAAAGGAGATCACTGGCCTCAAAAATCAAatagcagagctgcagggagaggcagcagcactcagagagcagcaggagaagctcAACTGCAAACACAACgaggagaaaaacaaattacAGCTGCATTTTGATGAGGAGAAAGCCAATCTGCAGGAAGTGCTGAGGCAGGAGCATGAAGATGATGTCAGGGCCAGagtggagcagctgaaggagaagtCCAGGCAGGACCGGGAGGAGCTGATGCAGAAGAGTGCCTGGGTGGAAGAGAAGATGAGAGCTGTGGTGCAGAgcctgcaggaggagaagggggagctggagcagggcttccaggagcagctgcagaggctgGCGGAGCTGCACGCCCTGGAGAAGgaggagctccagcaggagctgctgaggaagcaccggcaggagctggaggaggaaag GAAAAAAATGGCAAGTGACTATAACAGAAGAGCATCTCATGCACAAACTCAGTTTTCTGTGGACACACAGACCCTTGTGAATAAATATGAAGaaaccctgcagagcctggaagGACGTTACCAGAGAGAGCTGCAGGACcttgctgagcagcagagagaggagaaatcCCAGTGGGAGTTTGAAAGGGATGAAATTGCTCAGGAGGCTGCTGAAGCCCACGAGCAGCTGAAGGAAAGCTTGGCGAGTGAGAAGGCATTTTGTTCTGCCCTGAGCCAGGAGAAGGATCTCCTGGAGAAACGTTTCAAGGAGGAAGTGAACAAGCTGGTGTGtgagagggagcagctggagaaggagctgagagagctgaggaaTGCTGCCCAGGAGCAAGAGGAAAAGATGATGGAGAAGATAAACCAGCTCCAAAATGACCATGAGAAAGAGCTAAAGGAGAAAGAGGAACAAATATCCACAGTGGAGCAAAATGGAAAACTGGTTAGGGAGAAGCTGGAGAGACTGGACAGTGAGTACAAGCGAGAGAAAGAAGAGCTCAATTCCAGACTTCTCGCTCTGGAGAGTTTAAACAGAGACATTTGTGAGAGAGCAGAGACAGAAAAGGCTGAGATGGGTTTGGAAGTCTCAGACCTACGAGGGAAAATCCAGAAACTGCAGTGGGAAACGCGGAGtttctctgccctgcagagccattACAGGGCCCTGGAGAGTGAgtatgcaaaagccaagagccAGATCGCGGCTCTTCCtggtgcagctgctctgggggacgATGGGGATGTTCTCCAGAACCTGCAGAAGGTGCACGAGCAGGCAGTGAAGGAGAACGTCAGGATGGCTGCCCAGAtcctgaggctgcagcaccGCCTGCGAgcggcagagcaggagctgcagcctcccagccccagctgctcccagtctGCCTCAGAAGCAGAGGAAATGGAGCCCAGCTTTGAAGGGTTGCCCAGTGATTGTCAAGATGTGGCCCTGGGAGCAGATTTCAGTGTCCTTCCACCTCTGGAGGCTGATGCTACAGACCTGGAAGAAATGTTGGAGGTGGATTGGGATCTGGAGGAGGGATGTGTGAAAGCCAGAGCTGGTGGCCACGCTGAGGCACAGGAGTGTTGGATCCAGGGATGTCAGGCGGCTCTGGATGGTGACAAGAACCTTTCTTGGGTGCCTCTGCTGTCAAAAAAGAGAGATCTGGAGAAAGTTCCCAGGCCAAAAGTGCTCCACAACAATGTCAAACAGCAGAAGGTTCATCTGCTAAATCACAGAATAGCTCCCAAAAATAAAGGGTTTGTTTCTGATGCTTTGAAGGTGCAGGTGGAGCTGGAGAGGGCTGAAGAACTGAGTGAAGACTCTCTCCTGCTGGATCACACTCCTGGGACAGCAAATGGTGACCTGAAGAGTGTAATAGCTCAGCTGTGGAAAAggatggaggagctggaagagagaTCCATGGCACAGGCTGAACTTCTGTCCCTGCAAGAAGAAATTCAGGTAGAAAATGAGGATCTGAAGGCTGAAGTGATGCAGTTAATTGAAAAAAATGGAGTGCTGGAAGACAACCTGCGCAGGCTGAGGAGGCTTTGCTGTGAACAAAGAGAAAGTGAGGTGGAAAGCGTCAAGTTTGAAGATGAGAACACCAAATTCTTCGTGCAAGGTAAAGGATTGGAAGATATTCAAGAATTGGAAGATATTCAAGAACTGGAGGATGTCCAAGAACAAGATGCTCAGGGCAACTCGGATGTGCCTGGGGACACGAGAGGTGGGAAGCTGGAAGAACATCCCACCGCAGTCTCGGGCCAGCAGGACAAGAACCCCCCAAGTGACAGCACCGTGACACaagtgggaaaagcaggaatgagGGATCCCAGCCCCCAGGTGAAGGAGGGAGCTCTGGGTCCCCCAGAGGAGAGGAGGGCAGCGACCCAGGGCTTGCAGAGCACGtgcactgagctgcagcagaaggtTGACCTGCTGAG GTGCGAGGCCGAGAAGCTCCGCGAGGAAAACGCCGTCCTGAAAAACGAGGTCACTTTATTAAATGAGGAAGGGAGCGCTTCCAGCCTGAAACTGAGGGAGCTGAATGGATCCAGGGAAGAAATGAG GCAGAAGATAgaggctgtgaggaaggagAAAGTGGCTGTGCAGAAGATGGTGGACAACCTGAAAAAGCAG GTGGCTGATCTGAAGACCAGGAACCAACAGCTGGACTCTGAAAATACAGAACTCAGCCAGAGGAACTCCAAAAGCCAAGCAGATGTGCAGGATCTCAATCAACAGCTGGCACGGGTGCTCaagcagaaggaaagggaagagggGAAGTGTACCCTGGAAGAATGGGAAAaggagaggctgctgctgaaagagGAGCTGGAGAGCTCCAAAATCGAG tcctCAAATATGGTGTCATCTTTGGAGATGGATTTGTCAAAAATGAAGGTCCAAGCTCATCTACTGGAGCAGGAGAACCACATCCTcaagcaggagctggagaagaCAAAACAG CTGCCCAGATGCCCTGATCTTGCTGACCTTCAGAATGAAGTTGCAAGTTTGATCACtaaaaatgaaaagctgcagaaagagaaagaagccCTGAGTGAGGAGCTGAACAGATGCATTGAAAAG GTAGCTCGGGTCAGCTGCCTGGAGAGTGCAATGGGCAGCTTGAAGCAGGAGCAGAaatcctgggagcagcagagtcaggcactgaaagcacagctcagcctcTCCCAGGACAAG GTTCAGAGCCTCAGTGAAACTCTGCAGAGCACCAACCTCCAAATGTCGCGGCTGAAATCCGACCTGCAGCTGAcgcagcaggagaaggaaagtCTGAAACAAGAGGTGATGGCCCTGCACAAACAGCTGCAGAGCACCAGTGAAAAG AACCTGGTTCTGGAAGTGGCTGTGCCTccctcagggctgcaggagcagcaggggcccatcccctgggatgagcaggagcagaggctgctcagGCAGGACAACgagaggctgcagagggaagTGCAGAGCACAAAAACAGACCTGGCTCACTCCAGGGAAAAG ATCCGACAGCTGGAATCCACAATCCTCTCCCTAAAGCACCAAAAGCATCAAAGCCAGGCAGGGATTGTCAAAgccatggagcaggagaagctgagcCTGAAGAGGGAGTGTGAGCAGCTTCAGAAGGAGCTGTCATCTGCAAACAGGAAG ATCAGTCAGATGAATTCTCTTGAACGTGAACTGGAGAGCAGCTCAGAAAATGAAGGGCTGAGAAAAAAGCAAGTCAAGCTGGATGATCAGTTAATGGAG AACTCAGTGGTTGGAGCTAGCAGAGAAGGGGGCAGCTCTCTCTCTGAAATAGTGTGTGAAG ATGCTCCAGGCCAGGGGGATGCATag
- the NIN gene encoding ninein isoform X3, which yields MDEAEQDQYEARLKELFDSFDSTGTGSLGQEELTDLCHVLHLEEVAPALQQTLLQGNLLGRVHFDQFKEALILILSRTLSNEEHFQEPDSSPEAQPKYIKGGKRYGRRSLPEFQESPQDFAEVTVIEPLSEEPAHIAASQEHWKTRGSEEYEAEGQLRFWNPDDLNASPGTSPSPDWIEEKLQEVCEHLGITRDGHLNRKKLVSICEQHGLHAAAGEVLEEVLHNLEQDGTMSIEDFFYGLFRNGKSLTPSASTPYRQLKRHLSMQSFDESGRRTTTPSAMPSTIGFSLFSSLDDGMGYGCVEGVLDCWHQEGIENSQEILKALDFSLDGKVNLTELTLALENELLITKNGVHQAALASFKTEIRHLMERFDQVAREKEKLRSDLEKAEKLKSLMASEVDDHHAAIERRNEYNLRKLDEEYKERISALKNELRREREQILQQANKQRLELEQEIEKLKTDENYTRDRLGLALKENSRLENELLETGEKLAECESLASKLQRNLENVLAEKFGDLDPTSAEFFLQEERLAQMRSEYEQQCRELQDQIDELHSELQEFRAQGKVLRPALRNSLSEEFDIDMKSHGTSGIEPDQGLGSEDCNPLNMSIEAEMAIEQMKEQHHRDLHHLKQELEDTVSHYEKQLDETKAHWEKEQEDLRQKCAEEMNAMEKEITGLKNQIAELQGEAAALREQQEKLNCKHNEEKNKLQLHFDEEKANLQEVLRQEHEDDVRARVEQLKEKSRQDREELMQKSAWVEEKMRAVVQSLQEEKGELEQGFQEQLQRLAELHALEKEELQQELLRKHRQELEEERKKMASDYNRRASHAQTQFSVDTQTLVNKYEETLQSLEGRYQRELQDLAEQQREEKSQWEFERDEIAQEAAEAHEQLKESLASEKAFCSALSQEKDLLEKRFKEEVNKLVCEREQLEKELRELRNAAQEQEEKMMEKINQLQNDHEKELKEKEEQISTVEQNGKLVREKLERLDSEYKREKEELNSRLLALESLNRDICERAETEKAEMGLEVSDLRGKIQKLQWETRSFSALQSHYRALESEYAKAKSQIAALPGAAALGDDGDVLQNLQKVHEQAVKENVRMAAQILRLQHRLRAAEQELQPPSPSCSQSASEAEEMEPSFEGLPSDCQDVALGADFSVLPPLEADATDLEEMLEVDWDLEEGCVKARAGGHAEAQECWIQGCQAALDGDKNLSWVPLLSKKRDLEKVPRPKVLHNNVKQQKVHLLNHRIAPKNKGFVSDALKVQVELERAEELSEDSLLLDHTPGTANGDLKSVIAQLWKRMEELEERSMAQAELLSLQEEIQVENEDLKAEVMQLIEKNGVLEDNLRRLRRLCCEQRESEVESVKFEDENTKFFVQGKGLEDIQELEDIQELEDVQEQDAQGNSDVPGDTRGGKLEEHPTAVSGQQDKNPPSDSTVTQVGKAGMRDPSPQVKEGALGPPEERRAATQGLQSTCTELQQKVDLLRCEAEKLREENAVLKNEVTLLNEEGSASSLKLRELNGSREEMRQKIEAVRKEKVAVQKMVDNLKKQVADLKTRNQQLDSENTELSQRNSKSQADVQDLNQQLARVLKQKEREEGKCTLEEWEKERLLLKEELESSKIESSNMVSSLEMDLSKMKVQAHLLEQENHILKQELEKTKQLPRCPDLADLQNEVASLITKNEKLQKEKEALSEELNRCIEKVARVSCLESAMGSLKQEQKSWEQQSQALKAQLSLSQDKVQSLSETLQSTNLQMSRLKSDLQLTQQEKESLKQEVMALHKQLQSTSEKA from the exons ATTCCTCCCCGGAAGCACAGCCCAAGTACATCAAAGGTGGCAAACGCTACGGGCGCCGTTCCCTGCCGGAGTTCCAGGAGTCCCCGCAGGACTTTGCTGAGGTGACAGTCATCGAGCCACTGAGCGAGGAGCCTGCCCACATTGCTGCCAGCCAGGAG CACTGGAAGACGCGAGGCAGCGAGGAGTACGAGGCCGAGG GGCAGCTGCGCTTCTGGAACCCAGACGACCTGAACGCCTCCCCTGGGACCTCCCCGAGCCCAGACTGGATTGAGGAGAAGCTTCAGGAGGTGTGTGAGCACCTGGGCATCACCAGGGATGGCCACCTGAACAGGAAGAAGCTGGTGTCCATCTGTGAGCAGCACGGGCTGCACGCGGCGGCCGGCGAG GTGCTTGAAGAGGTGCTCCATAACCTGGAGCAAGATGGGACCATGAGCATAGAGGATTTCTTTTATGGCCTGTTTAGAAATGGGAAATCCCTCACCCCCTCCGCATCCACTCCGTACCGGCAGCTGAAACGCCACCTCTCCATGCAG TCCTTCGACGAGAGCGGCCGGCGCACGACCACGCCCTCGGCCATGCCCAGCACCATCGGcttctccctcttctccagCCTGGATGATGGCATGGGCTATGGCTGTGTGGAGGGGGTCCTGGactgctggcaccaggagggCATAGAGAACAGCCAGGAGATACTCAAG GCTCTGGACTTCAGCTTGGATGGGAAGGTGAACCTGACGGAGCTGACGCTGGCGCTGGAGAACGAGCTGCTCATCACCAAGAACGGGGTGCaccaggcagccctggccagcttcaaaacagagatcagGCACTTGAT ggagagGTTTGACCAGGTGGccagggagaaggagaagctgCGCTCGGacctggagaaggcagagaAGCTGAAATCCCTGATGGCCTCGGAGGTGGACGATCACCACGCGGCCATCGAGCGCCGCAACGAGTACAACCTCAg GAAGCTGGATGAGGAGTACAAGGAGAGAATCTCTGCTCTGAAGAACGAGCTGCGCAGGGAGCGGGAGCAGATCCTGCAGCAGGCCAACAAacagaggctggagctggagcaggagattGAAAAGCTGAAAACGGATGAGAATTACACCCGGGACCGCCTGGGCCTGGCCCTGAAG GAAAACAGCCGCCTGGAAAACGAGCTCTTGGAAACAGGAGAGAAACTGGCTGAGTGTGAAAGTCTGGCAAGCAAACTGCAGAGGAACTTGGAAAATGTCCTGGCTGAGAAG TTTGGTGACCTGGATCCCACCAGTGCAGAGTTTttcctgcaggaggagaggctggCCCAGATGAGGAGCGAGTAcgagcagcagtgcagg gagctgcaggaccaGATTGATGAGCTGcactcagagctgcaggagttCCGTGCCCAGGGCAAAGTGCTCAGGCCTGCCCTGAGAAATTCCTTGTCAGAGGAGTTTGACATTGACATGAAGAGCCATGGCACCAGTGGGATTGAGCCTGACCAAG GGCTCGGTTCAGAAGACTGCAACCCATTAAATATGAGCATAGAGGCAGAAATGGCCATTGAGCAGATGAAGGAGCAGCACCACAGGGACCTGCATCACCTCAAACAGGAGCTTGAAGACACA gtgagCCATTATGAAAAGCAGCTGGATGAGACAAAAGCCCACTGGGAAAAGGAGCAAGAGGATCTGAGGCAGAAGTGTGCTGAGGAGATGAATGCCATGGAAAAGGAGATCACTGGCCTCAAAAATCAAatagcagagctgcagggagaggcagcagcactcagagagcagcaggagaagctcAACTGCAAACACAACgaggagaaaaacaaattacAGCTGCATTTTGATGAGGAGAAAGCCAATCTGCAGGAAGTGCTGAGGCAGGAGCATGAAGATGATGTCAGGGCCAGagtggagcagctgaaggagaagtCCAGGCAGGACCGGGAGGAGCTGATGCAGAAGAGTGCCTGGGTGGAAGAGAAGATGAGAGCTGTGGTGCAGAgcctgcaggaggagaagggggagctggagcagggcttccaggagcagctgcagaggctgGCGGAGCTGCACGCCCTGGAGAAGgaggagctccagcaggagctgctgaggaagcaccggcaggagctggaggaggaaag GAAAAAAATGGCAAGTGACTATAACAGAAGAGCATCTCATGCACAAACTCAGTTTTCTGTGGACACACAGACCCTTGTGAATAAATATGAAGaaaccctgcagagcctggaagGACGTTACCAGAGAGAGCTGCAGGACcttgctgagcagcagagagaggagaaatcCCAGTGGGAGTTTGAAAGGGATGAAATTGCTCAGGAGGCTGCTGAAGCCCACGAGCAGCTGAAGGAAAGCTTGGCGAGTGAGAAGGCATTTTGTTCTGCCCTGAGCCAGGAGAAGGATCTCCTGGAGAAACGTTTCAAGGAGGAAGTGAACAAGCTGGTGTGtgagagggagcagctggagaaggagctgagagagctgaggaaTGCTGCCCAGGAGCAAGAGGAAAAGATGATGGAGAAGATAAACCAGCTCCAAAATGACCATGAGAAAGAGCTAAAGGAGAAAGAGGAACAAATATCCACAGTGGAGCAAAATGGAAAACTGGTTAGGGAGAAGCTGGAGAGACTGGACAGTGAGTACAAGCGAGAGAAAGAAGAGCTCAATTCCAGACTTCTCGCTCTGGAGAGTTTAAACAGAGACATTTGTGAGAGAGCAGAGACAGAAAAGGCTGAGATGGGTTTGGAAGTCTCAGACCTACGAGGGAAAATCCAGAAACTGCAGTGGGAAACGCGGAGtttctctgccctgcagagccattACAGGGCCCTGGAGAGTGAgtatgcaaaagccaagagccAGATCGCGGCTCTTCCtggtgcagctgctctgggggacgATGGGGATGTTCTCCAGAACCTGCAGAAGGTGCACGAGCAGGCAGTGAAGGAGAACGTCAGGATGGCTGCCCAGAtcctgaggctgcagcaccGCCTGCGAgcggcagagcaggagctgcagcctcccagccccagctgctcccagtctGCCTCAGAAGCAGAGGAAATGGAGCCCAGCTTTGAAGGGTTGCCCAGTGATTGTCAAGATGTGGCCCTGGGAGCAGATTTCAGTGTCCTTCCACCTCTGGAGGCTGATGCTACAGACCTGGAAGAAATGTTGGAGGTGGATTGGGATCTGGAGGAGGGATGTGTGAAAGCCAGAGCTGGTGGCCACGCTGAGGCACAGGAGTGTTGGATCCAGGGATGTCAGGCGGCTCTGGATGGTGACAAGAACCTTTCTTGGGTGCCTCTGCTGTCAAAAAAGAGAGATCTGGAGAAAGTTCCCAGGCCAAAAGTGCTCCACAACAATGTCAAACAGCAGAAGGTTCATCTGCTAAATCACAGAATAGCTCCCAAAAATAAAGGGTTTGTTTCTGATGCTTTGAAGGTGCAGGTGGAGCTGGAGAGGGCTGAAGAACTGAGTGAAGACTCTCTCCTGCTGGATCACACTCCTGGGACAGCAAATGGTGACCTGAAGAGTGTAATAGCTCAGCTGTGGAAAAggatggaggagctggaagagagaTCCATGGCACAGGCTGAACTTCTGTCCCTGCAAGAAGAAATTCAGGTAGAAAATGAGGATCTGAAGGCTGAAGTGATGCAGTTAATTGAAAAAAATGGAGTGCTGGAAGACAACCTGCGCAGGCTGAGGAGGCTTTGCTGTGAACAAAGAGAAAGTGAGGTGGAAAGCGTCAAGTTTGAAGATGAGAACACCAAATTCTTCGTGCAAGGTAAAGGATTGGAAGATATTCAAGAATTGGAAGATATTCAAGAACTGGAGGATGTCCAAGAACAAGATGCTCAGGGCAACTCGGATGTGCCTGGGGACACGAGAGGTGGGAAGCTGGAAGAACATCCCACCGCAGTCTCGGGCCAGCAGGACAAGAACCCCCCAAGTGACAGCACCGTGACACaagtgggaaaagcaggaatgagGGATCCCAGCCCCCAGGTGAAGGAGGGAGCTCTGGGTCCCCCAGAGGAGAGGAGGGCAGCGACCCAGGGCTTGCAGAGCACGtgcactgagctgcagcagaaggtTGACCTGCTGAG GTGCGAGGCCGAGAAGCTCCGCGAGGAAAACGCCGTCCTGAAAAACGAGGTCACTTTATTAAATGAGGAAGGGAGCGCTTCCAGCCTGAAACTGAGGGAGCTGAATGGATCCAGGGAAGAAATGAG GCAGAAGATAgaggctgtgaggaaggagAAAGTGGCTGTGCAGAAGATGGTGGACAACCTGAAAAAGCAG GTGGCTGATCTGAAGACCAGGAACCAACAGCTGGACTCTGAAAATACAGAACTCAGCCAGAGGAACTCCAAAAGCCAAGCAGATGTGCAGGATCTCAATCAACAGCTGGCACGGGTGCTCaagcagaaggaaagggaagagggGAAGTGTACCCTGGAAGAATGGGAAAaggagaggctgctgctgaaagagGAGCTGGAGAGCTCCAAAATCGAG tcctCAAATATGGTGTCATCTTTGGAGATGGATTTGTCAAAAATGAAGGTCCAAGCTCATCTACTGGAGCAGGAGAACCACATCCTcaagcaggagctggagaagaCAAAACAG CTGCCCAGATGCCCTGATCTTGCTGACCTTCAGAATGAAGTTGCAAGTTTGATCACtaaaaatgaaaagctgcagaaagagaaagaagccCTGAGTGAGGAGCTGAACAGATGCATTGAAAAG GTAGCTCGGGTCAGCTGCCTGGAGAGTGCAATGGGCAGCTTGAAGCAGGAGCAGAaatcctgggagcagcagagtcaggcactgaaagcacagctcagcctcTCCCAGGACAAG GTTCAGAGCCTCAGTGAAACTCTGCAGAGCACCAACCTCCAAATGTCGCGGCTGAAATCCGACCTGCAGCTGAcgcagcaggagaaggaaagtCTGAAACAAGAGGTGATGGCCCTGCACAAACAGCTGCAGAGCACCAGTGAAAAG GCCTAA